A window of the Bacteroidales bacterium genome harbors these coding sequences:
- a CDS encoding porin family protein yields MKHFFIIFLISFIPILSFGQNAYFSIDSSTSVGIKLIDNGDLINSRLCQVKKGESKINYTPYEVDEYGFKDGRIYISKEIQIADSSKRVFLERLHNGKTTLFYYRGKGIKTFFLENDSATLVELPKQDAAKEHYSELLANFTDDCPNVSDACKLVSYNKRSLSKLIKRYNKCESKPFPHFKYGFIIGYEFSKLVPSEKQNDGFEYVIQNKESGLDYFDYNYDSDFSVGVFIDHPILVSDFSVHVELLFSKHGYSYEYTSEARDLDLIINVSTLKVPLLVRYSLPKNNFRPYFNAGPVYSYNLKNEGFLYESSVSENGIEIKDLFEGSIIPKNEIGYAVGCGLKYDLDFKRAVFLEIRYSQQFGISDVFSNKNTMINISAGINF; encoded by the coding sequence ATGAAACATTTTTTCATAATATTTTTAATTTCATTTATTCCAATACTCTCCTTTGGACAGAATGCATACTTTTCAATTGATAGTTCAACATCTGTAGGAATAAAGTTGATAGATAACGGGGACTTGATAAACTCAAGGCTTTGTCAGGTTAAAAAAGGTGAAAGTAAAATAAACTACACCCCGTATGAAGTTGATGAATATGGATTTAAAGATGGGCGGATTTATATTTCTAAGGAGATTCAAATAGCAGACTCATCGAAAAGGGTCTTTCTGGAACGTTTGCATAATGGTAAAACAACTTTATTTTACTACAGAGGAAAGGGAATAAAGACTTTCTTTTTGGAGAATGATAGTGCGACGTTGGTTGAATTGCCAAAACAAGATGCTGCAAAAGAACATTATTCTGAACTTCTAGCAAACTTTACAGATGACTGTCCAAATGTTTCAGATGCCTGCAAGCTTGTTAGCTATAATAAAAGATCATTATCCAAACTTATTAAACGATACAATAAATGTGAATCGAAACCTTTTCCCCATTTTAAGTATGGGTTTATAATTGGTTATGAATTTTCCAAACTAGTACCTTCAGAAAAGCAAAATGATGGTTTTGAATATGTGATACAAAATAAGGAAAGTGGTTTGGATTATTTCGACTATAATTATGACAGTGACTTTTCGGTTGGCGTGTTTATAGACCATCCGATTCTTGTAAGTGACTTTTCAGTGCATGTGGAGTTACTATTTTCTAAACATGGATATTCATATGAGTATACCTCTGAAGCCAGAGACTTAGATTTAATCATTAATGTTTCCACTTTAAAGGTTCCCTTGTTGGTAAGGTATAGCTTGCCAAAAAATAATTTCAGACCGTATTTTAATGCAGGACCCGTTTATTCTTACAATCTAAAAAATGAAGGTTTTTTGTATGAATCATCTGTTTCAGAAAATGGAATTGAGATAAAGGATTTGTTTGAAGGATCAATAATACCAAAAAATGAAATAGGGTATGCAGTGGGCTGTGGATTAAAGTATGACCTTGATTTTAAAAGAGCTGTATTTCTTGAAATACGTTATAGCCAGCAATTTGGCATATCAGATGTTTTTTCAAACAAAAATACAATGATTAATATTTCAGCAGGAATTAATTTTTAA
- a CDS encoding sulfatase-like hydrolase/transferase, which translates to MKPRFRILLILSAFALSSLLFGYSCTSPNEGNARPNIIVFLVDDMGLMDTSVPFLTDSADNPVKYPLNDYYKTPNMEKLAEQGIRFTNIYAHSVCSPSRTSILTGQNAARHKVTNWIDPEENNRDAFGPTNWNWKGLTNASVTLPRILQQAGYKTIHVGKAHFGPTNSEAEDPRNLGFDVNIAGSSIGQPGSYLGTEGFGHIAGNKARAVPGLEKYHGTDIFLTEALTLEANLAISQANKEGKPFFLYMAHYAVHAPFYSDPRFAQNYKNSDKSEEAQAYATLIEGMDKSLGDILQHVRDLGLGENTLLLFLGDNGSDAPLPIANDYSSSSPLKGKKGNHWEGGMRVPFIAAWLSQNETAACQKQSPIAPHAVQQQMGTVVDIFSTVCQVAKVKPPDGYITDGFALQQQLSGRRNEARNELFLNHFPHAHRSSYFTSLVASNWKIVYHYPIEGQPRYELFNLKLDPFETNNVADENPEQLKIMMKALSAEMESKKALFPEKENQPLELIMPD; encoded by the coding sequence ATGAAACCCAGGTTTAGAATACTACTCATTTTATCAGCTTTTGCACTCTCATCGTTGCTTTTCGGGTATTCGTGTACTTCCCCAAATGAAGGAAATGCGCGTCCAAACATTATTGTTTTTCTGGTGGACGACATGGGGCTGATGGATACTTCCGTTCCGTTTCTGACGGATTCCGCTGACAATCCGGTGAAATATCCGCTGAACGACTATTACAAAACGCCCAACATGGAAAAGCTTGCTGAGCAAGGCATCCGCTTCACAAATATCTATGCCCACTCGGTTTGTTCGCCATCGCGCACGTCAATTCTGACGGGTCAGAATGCTGCCCGCCACAAGGTGACCAATTGGATTGATCCGGAAGAAAATAATCGCGACGCGTTTGGCCCTACAAACTGGAACTGGAAGGGACTTACCAATGCGTCGGTAACGCTTCCGCGAATCTTGCAGCAGGCGGGCTATAAAACAATTCATGTGGGCAAAGCGCATTTTGGCCCAACCAACAGTGAAGCTGAAGACCCGCGTAATCTGGGCTTTGATGTCAACATTGCCGGCAGCTCCATTGGGCAGCCCGGTAGTTATTTGGGCACGGAAGGCTTTGGACATATTGCCGGCAACAAAGCCAGAGCGGTGCCTGGCCTGGAGAAATACCACGGCACGGATATTTTTCTGACGGAGGCCTTAACTCTCGAAGCCAATCTGGCCATCTCGCAAGCCAACAAAGAGGGCAAGCCTTTCTTCCTTTACATGGCGCATTATGCCGTGCATGCCCCATTTTATTCCGATCCGCGTTTTGCACAGAACTATAAAAATTCGGACAAATCGGAAGAGGCTCAGGCTTACGCAACACTGATCGAGGGCATGGATAAATCGTTGGGAGATATTTTGCAACACGTCAGAGATTTGGGGCTGGGCGAAAACACACTCCTGTTGTTTCTTGGAGATAATGGTTCGGATGCGCCCCTGCCCATTGCAAATGACTACAGCAGCTCATCGCCGCTGAAAGGCAAAAAGGGAAATCACTGGGAAGGTGGCATGCGCGTGCCATTTATTGCTGCATGGCTTTCGCAAAATGAAACGGCTGCCTGTCAGAAGCAATCACCCATTGCACCCCATGCAGTTCAGCAGCAAATGGGCACTGTCGTGGATATTTTCTCAACCGTGTGCCAGGTTGCCAAGGTGAAACCTCCTGATGGTTATATTACAGATGGTTTTGCGCTTCAGCAGCAGCTTAGCGGCCGACGCAATGAAGCGCGCAATGAGCTATTTCTAAACCACTTCCCGCATGCCCACCGCAGCAGTTATTTTACGAGCCTGGTGGCCTCCAACTGGAAAATCGTTTACCATTATCCGATAGAAGGGCAACCGCGTTATGAGCTATTCAACTTAAAATTAGATCCGTTTGAAACGAATAATGTAGCAGACGAAAATCCCGAACAGCTCAAAATTATGATGAAGGCTTTGTCGGCCGAAATGGAAAGTAAAAAGGCGCTTTTTCCTGAAAAAGAAAATCAGCCACTGGAACTGATTATGCCTGATTAA
- a CDS encoding kelch repeat-containing protein codes for MKKAVLFFTLLCLVLFQSCQKEAEIREKDYPYLITTEVSDITNTSVVFNGKIISTGNEEIIEYGFLWDTSEPEIETANKIALNNPANIGSYSAKISSNLIKDTEQLVRAYLKTNNLLVYGNTIKFTSNGGLPAEITEIIPLKGYSSSKAVIKGNNFGNDKNEVAIYFGDKTVPVDSCSNNRIVFRVPDIDTDIEEYITISIYNKQVKSNHKFRAFTYWKKTYNMSGNSRFGATAFSLNNVGYVCFGKQPYGDEFNDLFALNPETNSWSRKADFPGNPRAFSVACVIENIAYLGFGSGGDTYYHDLWSYETETDKWTKVLEDDRIKTHSDAYFVLNNELYIFSQGGSYKYSPASNEFTEIDRFPGDYRFFTSGVNCDGLGYLIAGQRPGNKLLKDLWCYDPTSNTWTKKADLPGSNRDGIACFAISNKIYAGLGGIWGGEHLDFYEYSPSIDTWVRVQNFPGDKRELPVSFTICNKGYLGTGRKNITDVLNDFWEFNPDKE; via the coding sequence ATGAAAAAAGCCGTTTTATTTTTCACGCTTTTATGCCTGGTGTTATTTCAAAGCTGTCAAAAAGAAGCTGAAATTCGAGAAAAAGATTACCCATATTTAATAACAACCGAAGTCTCTGACATAACTAATACCAGTGTTGTATTTAATGGAAAAATTATCAGTACCGGAAATGAAGAAATTATTGAATACGGTTTTTTATGGGATACGAGTGAACCTGAAATTGAAACAGCCAATAAAATAGCATTGAATAATCCTGCAAATATTGGCAGCTATAGTGCAAAAATTAGTTCCAACTTAATTAAAGACACAGAACAGTTGGTAAGGGCTTATTTGAAAACTAACAATCTTTTGGTTTATGGTAATACTATAAAATTTACATCTAATGGTGGGTTACCAGCTGAAATAACTGAAATAATTCCCCTAAAGGGGTATTCAAGTTCAAAGGCTGTTATCAAAGGAAATAATTTTGGGAATGATAAGAATGAAGTAGCTATTTATTTTGGCGACAAAACAGTACCGGTTGATAGTTGTTCTAATAATCGAATAGTTTTTAGAGTACCAGATATTGATACAGATATTGAAGAATACATTACTATCAGTATTTACAATAAACAGGTTAAGTCAAATCATAAATTTAGAGCTTTTACATATTGGAAAAAAACCTACAATATGTCTGGAAACAGCCGGTTTGGCGCTACTGCTTTTTCTTTAAACAATGTTGGTTATGTTTGTTTTGGGAAACAACCTTACGGTGATGAATTCAACGATTTATTTGCTCTTAATCCAGAAACTAATTCTTGGAGTAGAAAAGCGGATTTTCCTGGCAATCCAAGAGCATTTTCAGTTGCATGTGTAATTGAAAATATAGCTTATTTAGGATTTGGCTCAGGTGGCGATACTTATTATCACGATTTGTGGAGCTATGAAACTGAAACGGATAAATGGACAAAGGTTCTTGAAGATGACAGAATTAAAACCCATAGTGATGCCTATTTCGTTTTAAATAATGAGCTTTATATCTTTTCACAAGGTGGATCCTATAAATACTCACCAGCTAGCAACGAGTTTACTGAAATTGATAGGTTTCCAGGAGACTATCGGTTTTTCACATCAGGTGTAAATTGTGATGGATTAGGGTATTTAATTGCGGGACAAAGGCCTGGAAATAAGTTATTGAAAGATTTATGGTGCTATGATCCTACTTCAAATACCTGGACAAAAAAGGCTGATCTACCAGGAAGTAATCGAGATGGAATAGCTTGTTTCGCTATAAGCAATAAGATCTACGCCGGATTAGGCGGGATTTGGGGTGGTGAACATCTTGATTTTTATGAATATTCACCATCAATCGATACCTGGGTTAGAGTTCAGAATTTCCCGGGCGATAAAAGAGAATTACCTGTTAGTTTCACTATTTGCAATAAGGGATACCTTGGTACTGGTAGAAAAAACATAACTGACGTGCTAAATGATTTTTGGGAATTTAACCCCGATAAAGAATAA